The stretch of DNA CTGATCGATCAACCATGCGGTCATGTCTTCCAGCGTCATGTCCTTGGAGTCGCGGATGGCGCAGCCGGGCGGTGCGTACAGCGTGACGGCGTGGTCGACGAGCGATCCTGCAAACAGCACCGCGCCAGCCTGCGACAGCAGCTTCTGACCTTTGACGGTGATGAGTTCCGGGTCGCCGGGACCGGCGCCGACGAACCAGATTTTTCCAAGGGTGGTCATGCAGTGATTACTCCTGATTGTTTGAGTGCGCGCAGCGTGCTTAAGGTATCGAGCAGGGCGTCGACGCTGCGGGGCGCCGGGCCTGGCGGCAGCACGCCGAGGGCCACCAGTTCCGCGTGCAGCGCCAGTGCGGCCGGTGGACGCTGGCCGGCCGCTTGCAGCACGTCGGTCTGCGCGGCTAGTTGCTGCGCGGGGCCGGAGGCGATGCAGCGGCCGGCCGCCATCACGTGGATGTCGTCGGCCCAGCGCAGCGCGAAGTCGATGTCGTGGGTGGACAGCAGGATGGTGACGCCGCGTGCGGCCAGACGGTCCAGCAGTGCTGTCAATTCGGTTTGCATGGGGGCGTCGAGGCCTGCCATCGGCTCGTCCAGCAGCAGCACGTCGGGTTCCATCGCCAGCACGCCGGCGATGCAGACGCGTTTTTTCTGGCCGAAACTCAGTTGGTGGACGGCGCGGCGCGCGTGGCTGCGCAGGCCTACCGCATCCAGTGCGGTGGCGACGCGGTGGCGCACTTCGTACTCGTGGAGGCCAAGATTGAGCGGGCCAAAAGAGACGTCTTCTTCCACCAGCGCGGAGAACAGCTGGCGGTCCGGGTTCTGGAACACCAGGCCGACGCGGGTGCGCAGCGCGGTCAGGCCTTTGCGGCTGTAGTCGAACGGTTGGCCTCTCTGGCGCAGCGTGCCAGCGGTGGGACGCAGCAGGCCGTTCAGATGTTGCAGCACGGTGGTCTTGCCGGCGCCATTGGTGCCCAGCAGGGCGTAGCGGCGGCCTCGGTGCAGCGTCAGCGTGCAGTCGTCCAGGCCCGCGCTGCCGTCGGGGTAAACGTGGCTGACGGCTCGCAGTTCCAGCAGCGGCGCGCTCACAGGCGGTCTCCCAAGGCGATGGCCAGCATCAGCGCGCCAGCCAACACGGAAAAGGTAATTTGGCGGCCAGCTTGCGGATAGGCAGCGGGCAGGAAGCGCAACGTGCCTTGGTAGACGCGGGCATCCGCGGCAGTTTGCAGGGCGGCGGCGCGTTGCCATACCTGAATCGCCATCTGGCCGGCCAGCAGCCCGGTGGAGCGCCAGGCCTGGCGCCAGTTGCGATAGCCGAGACGCGCGGTTTGCGCGGTGATGCTTTCGTCCCACGCCTGGCGCATGACGAACAGCATGCGGTAGCACAGGACCATCAGATCGAGCAGCAGTTCCGGTGTGCGCAGCTTGCGCAGCAGCGCGAGCAGGTCAGGCAATGGAGTGGTCAGCACGAGGCCGAGCATGGCGGCCAGCATGGCGAACGAGCGCAGCGCCAAATGCTCGATGGTCGGCAGCATGGTGGTCGTGAGGTTCCAATGGCCGTTAGCGTCCGGGCCAAACAGCATTGTCAGGCAGGACAGCAGCAGGAAGCCGAGCGGCGGCAGCGCGACCGCGATGTAGCTGCGCAGCTGCACGCGCGCGCCGAGCAGCGCGGCCAGCACCAGCATGGCCGTCAGCACGGCGAATGCGACCGGACTGCGCGCCAGCCACGCCGCGACAAAGCCCGCCAGCGCAAACAGCGCCTTGGCCGCAGGCGCCACATCGCGCCAGCGGCTGGCGTAAGCCGACGATTCAATCAGCACGTTGATCCTGCGCCGATGCGGCCTTCGAAACGCGTTCGCGGGCGACGGAGAGGCCGAGCCAGAAGCCGATCACGCCCGCGCCGATGGCAGCTTGCAGCGCGAACAGCAGCGACGCGATTTCATCACTGGCCGGTTCGAATACCGGCGCAAACCACGGCTTGTAGCCCGGTGCGATATCGCCGATGGCGCGCTGCGCGCGGTCGTCCGCACCGGCAAACAGCGCCGGCGCTTCCCCGCCCGGATTGGCCGGCGGCGCGCTTACCAGCCACAAAGGCAGCACCGTTAGCGCCACGATGGCCAGCCATACCAGCACCGTACGGGCCTTCATGCGCCCCCTTCCGGGCGCCCAGCATCATCACCGGCAGCGAACGCAGTTCGTGCGCGTTGAAACGCACCATGGCGTTCACCACCAGCACCGTCAGCAAACCTTCGCTGATGGCGATCGGCACCTGCGTCAACGCAAAGATGCCGGCAAATTTGAAGAACGACACGCTAAACCCGCCCACCGCCGCCGGAAACGCCAGCGCCAGTTGTACCGACGTGGTCACATACGTCGCCAGATCGCCCAGGCTGGCCGCCATGAACACCGCCACCGAGCGTGAAAAGCCCATCGCCGCCACCGCGCGCAGCACGCCGTACGACACGAACGGCCCCACAATCGCCATCGAAAACACATTGGCGCCGAGTGTGGTCAGGCCGCCGTGCGCCATCAACAGCGCCTGGAACAACAGCACCACAAAGCCTACCGGCACCATCGCCACCGGGCCAAACAGCGCCGCGCCGAGGCCCACCCCGGTCGGATGCGAACAGCTGCCCGTCACCGACGGCAGCTTGAGCGCGGACAGCAGAAACGCGAACGCCGCCGCCACGCCAAGCAGCATGCGGCGTTCGGGATGCGCCTGCAGGTCGCGGCCGATGGCGCGCAGGCCCCAGGCCAGAAAAGGTAAGGAAACGGCTGCCCAGCCGAGCGCGTGCGCTGGCGGCAAAAAGCCTTCCATGATGTGCATTCGAAACCTCCCGTCGAATGGGCTGGATGGACACCAAGGCGGGAGCAGAGAGGACGGTCGACGAGGGGCGTGGGACAGGCGGCCGGGGTCGACAGCGGCTTCCCGTGACCCCGGGGAATGGTGCTGGACTTTTTGGGCCGGTATTCTGGCTCGCCTTCATCCTTCTCCGTGTCTTCCCGCGTGTGACGGCAGTGACGTGTAGACGGAGTCGTCTGGCTTACAGCAGCGGGGGCTGCACCGGATTTACACCGGTTTCCCGTTTAACGCCTTTACAACAAATGGCGCACCCAAGGGTCGCATCTTACACTAGCCGCCGGACGCGTGCCAAGCTAAACCCAAACCGCCCCGCAGCCGGTATCATTCATCCTGAATCGTCAAAAAGGGAATGTATGGCAGCGCTGGGGAAAGTCTATTTGATCGGAGCAGGGCCGGGAGCGGATGACCTGATCACCGTGCGCGGTGCGCGTCTGCTGGCGCAGGCCGACGTGGTGCTGTACGACGCACTGGTCACGCCTGAAATGCTGGCCCTGTGTGCGCAGGCCACGCTGATTTCGGTCGGCAAGCGCTCCGGCCAGCGCTCGACCGCGCAAACGCTGATCAACCAGCAACTGGTGGAATGCGCGCGGCAATATCAACTGGTGGTGCGTCTCAAGGGCGGTGACCCGATGCTGTTCGGGCGCGCCGACGAAGAGTTGCGCGCGCTGGAAGCGGAAGGCATCGAAGTCGAAATCGTGCCCGGCATCACCACCGCGCTGGCCGCCGCCGCCGTCACCAAACAGCCGCTGACCCGCCGCGGCGTGGCCCGCAGCGTCGCCTTCTTCACCTCCAGCACCGCACCGGACGAGCCGGACCATCCCGCGCTGCCGGAAACCGATACTCTGGTGCAATACATGGGTGGCCGGGAAGCAGCCGCGACCGCCGCGCGTCTGCTGGCCGAGGGCCGCCGGCCCGATCTACCGGTGGTGGTGGTGGAAAATTGCAGCCGCGCTGACCAGCGCATCCTGCGCCTGACGCTGGACGGTCTGGCCAACGGGCTGGATGCCGCGCAGGGTCCGGTGCTGGTGATGATCGGCGAAGCGCTGCAGCAACGTTCGCATCAGGCAAGTTGAAACGGCGCAAGAGAATACTGGTATTATGTACAGTGTTAGCCTGCGCACGCACGAACCAGCGCGCGCCCGGCGCAAGTAATCAAACCCGGCTATAGTGACGGGTTGACTCTAAAGGCCAAAAATCCCATGGAACAGATCCGCATCCGCGGCGCACGCACGCACAACCTGAAAAACATCAATCTTGACCTGCCTCGCAACAAGCTGATTGTGATTACCGGCTTGTCCGGTTCCGGCAAATCCTCGCTGGCGTTCGACACGCTGTACGCCGAGGGCCAGCGCCGCTATGTGGAATCGCTGTCGGCCTACGCCCGCCAGTTCCTGCAACTGATGGAAAAGCCGGATGTGGACCTGATCGAGGGCCTGTCGCCGGCGATCTCGATCGAGCAGAAGGCCACCTCGCATAACCCGCGTTCGACGGTCGGCACCGTGACCGAGATCCACGATTATCTGCGTCTGCTGTACGCGCGCGTCGGCACGCCTTATTGCATCAACCACCCGGACCAGGCGCTGGCCGCGCAAACCGTGTCGCAGATGGTCGACGCGGTGCTGGCCCTGCCGGCCGACACCAAGTTGATGATCCTGGCGCCGGTGGTGGCCAACCGCAAGGGCGAGCACTCCGACCTGTTTGAAGCGATGCAGGCGCAGGGCTTCGTGCGCTTCCGCGTGCAGAGCGGCACCCACGACGCCAAGATCTACGAAGTGGACGACCTGCCGAAGCTGAAGAAAACCGAAAAGCACACCATCGACGTGGTGATCGACCGCGTCAAGGTCAGCCCGGACATCAAGCAGCGCCTGGCCGAGAGCTTCGAGACCGCGCTGCGCCTGGCCGACGGCCGCGCCGTGGCCTTCGAAATGGACAGCGGCGCCACCCACGTCTACTCCAACAAGTTCGCCTGCAATATCTGCGGCTACTCGCTGCAGGAGCTGGAGCCGCGCCTGTTCTCGTTCAATAACCCGATGGGCGCCTGCCCGGAGTGCGACGGCCTCGGTCACATCGAGTTCTTCGATCCGAAGCGCATCGTCGCCTTCCCTAACCTGTCGCTGGCTTCCGGCGCCGTCAAAGGGTGGGACCGCCGCAACCAGTTCTACTTCGCGATGCTGTCCAATCTGGCGGCGTTCTACGACTTCGACCTGGATGTGCCGTTTGAAAAACTGCCGAAAGCGGCGCAGGAAGCAGTGCTGAACGGCTCCGGCAAAACCTCGATCCCGTTCACCTACATCAATGAGCGTGGCCGCACCGTGGTCAAGGAACATACCTTTGAAGGTGTGGTCAACAACCTGGCGCGCCGCTACCGCGAAACCGATTCGATGGCGGTGAAAGAGGAACTGTCAAAGTTCATCAACGAGAAAAAATGCCCATCGTGCGAAGGCGCGCGCCTGCGCATTGAAGCGCGCTTCGTCAAGGTCGGCACCGGCAAGCAGGAAAAGGCCATCTACGAGATCGCCGAGAAGCCGCTGCGCGAAACGCTGTCGTTCTTCGAGCAGCTGAAACTGAAAGGCGCCAAGAAGGACATCGCCGACCGCGTGGTGAAAGAGATCATCTCGCGCCTGCAGTTCCTCAACAACGTCGGCCTCGATTACCTGTCGCTGGACCGCAGCGCCGACACCCTGTCGGGCGGCGAAGCGCAGCGTATCCGCCTGGCGTCGCAGATCGGCTCCGGCCTGACCGGCGTGATGTACGTGCTGGATGAACCGTCGATCGGCCTGCACCAGCGCGACAATGACCGCCTGATCGACACCTTGCGCCACCTGCGCGACATCGGCAACAGCGTGCTGGTGGTGGAGCACGACGAAGATGCGATCCGCACCGCCGACTACATCGTCGACATGGGTCCCGGCGCCGGCGTGCACGGTGGCGAAGTGATCGCCGCCGGTTCGCTCAAAGACATCATGAAGAACAAGAAGTCGCTGACCGCCCAGTACCTGAGCGGCACGCGCAAGATCGAAGTGCCGTCCAAGCGCCACGTGGCCGATCCGGACAAGCAGCTGGTGATCACCGGCGCCACCGGCAATAACCTGAAGAAGGTCAACCTCAAACTGCCGGTCGGCCTGATGACCTGCGTGACCGGCGTCTCCGGCTCCGGCAAATCGACGCTGATCAACGACACGCTGTTCCCGGCGCTGTCGCGCCACC from Duganella dendranthematis encodes:
- the uvrA gene encoding excinuclease ABC subunit UvrA; translation: MEQIRIRGARTHNLKNINLDLPRNKLIVITGLSGSGKSSLAFDTLYAEGQRRYVESLSAYARQFLQLMEKPDVDLIEGLSPAISIEQKATSHNPRSTVGTVTEIHDYLRLLYARVGTPYCINHPDQALAAQTVSQMVDAVLALPADTKLMILAPVVANRKGEHSDLFEAMQAQGFVRFRVQSGTHDAKIYEVDDLPKLKKTEKHTIDVVIDRVKVSPDIKQRLAESFETALRLADGRAVAFEMDSGATHVYSNKFACNICGYSLQELEPRLFSFNNPMGACPECDGLGHIEFFDPKRIVAFPNLSLASGAVKGWDRRNQFYFAMLSNLAAFYDFDLDVPFEKLPKAAQEAVLNGSGKTSIPFTYINERGRTVVKEHTFEGVVNNLARRYRETDSMAVKEELSKFINEKKCPSCEGARLRIEARFVKVGTGKQEKAIYEIAEKPLRETLSFFEQLKLKGAKKDIADRVVKEIISRLQFLNNVGLDYLSLDRSADTLSGGEAQRIRLASQIGSGLTGVMYVLDEPSIGLHQRDNDRLIDTLRHLRDIGNSVLVVEHDEDAIRTADYIVDMGPGAGVHGGEVIAAGSLKDIMKNKKSLTAQYLSGTRKIEVPSKRHVADPDKQLVITGATGNNLKKVNLKLPVGLMTCVTGVSGSGKSTLINDTLFPALSRHLYGSQTEPAPHDTISGLEHFDKVISVDQAPIGRTPRSNPATYTGLFTPIRDLFATVPTAKERGYSAGRFSFNVKGGRCEACQGDGVIKVEMHFLPDVYVPCDVCHGKRYNRETLEVHYKGKNITEILDMTVEDAHEFFKPVPVIARKLHTLLDVGLGYIKLGQSATTLSGGEAQRVKLSLELSKRDTGRTLYILDEPTTGLHFHDIDLLLKVIHRLRDQGNTLVIIEHNLDVIKTADWIVDLGPEGGAGGGKIIASGTPEEVAANPASVTGKYLVPLLK
- a CDS encoding energy-coupling factor ABC transporter ATP-binding protein gives rise to the protein MSAPLLELRAVSHVYPDGSAGLDDCTLTLHRGRRYALLGTNGAGKTTVLQHLNGLLRPTAGTLRQRGQPFDYSRKGLTALRTRVGLVFQNPDRQLFSALVEEDVSFGPLNLGLHEYEVRHRVATALDAVGLRSHARRAVHQLSFGQKKRVCIAGVLAMEPDVLLLDEPMAGLDAPMQTELTALLDRLAARGVTILLSTHDIDFALRWADDIHVMAAGRCIASGPAQQLAAQTDVLQAAGQRPPAALALHAELVALGVLPPGPAPRSVDALLDTLSTLRALKQSGVITA
- the cobA gene encoding uroporphyrinogen-III C-methyltransferase is translated as MAALGKVYLIGAGPGADDLITVRGARLLAQADVVLYDALVTPEMLALCAQATLISVGKRSGQRSTAQTLINQQLVECARQYQLVVRLKGGDPMLFGRADEELRALEAEGIEVEIVPGITTALAAAAVTKQPLTRRGVARSVAFFTSSTAPDEPDHPALPETDTLVQYMGGREAAATAARLLAEGRRPDLPVVVVENCSRADQRILRLTLDGLANGLDAAQGPVLVMIGEALQQRSHQAS
- a CDS encoding energy-coupling factor ABC transporter substrate-binding protein, which produces MKARTVLVWLAIVALTVLPLWLVSAPPANPGGEAPALFAGADDRAQRAIGDIAPGYKPWFAPVFEPASDEIASLLFALQAAIGAGVIGFWLGLSVARERVSKAASAQDQRAD
- the cbiQ gene encoding cobalt ECF transporter T component CbiQ; its protein translation is MLIESSAYASRWRDVAPAAKALFALAGFVAAWLARSPVAFAVLTAMLVLAALLGARVQLRSYIAVALPPLGFLLLSCLTMLFGPDANGHWNLTTTMLPTIEHLALRSFAMLAAMLGLVLTTPLPDLLALLRKLRTPELLLDLMVLCYRMLFVMRQAWDESITAQTARLGYRNWRQAWRSTGLLAGQMAIQVWQRAAALQTAADARVYQGTLRFLPAAYPQAGRQITFSVLAGALMLAIALGDRL